A stretch of DNA from Gordonia crocea:
GGCTACGGCAGCGCCTACCTGGCCAAGCAGGTGGGCCAGAAGTTCGCCCGCGAGATCTTCTTCCTCGGCGAGGCCTACGACGCGGAGACCATGCACCGGATGGGGGCGGTCAACCGCGTCGTCGACCATGCCGAGTTGGAGGCGACCGCCATCGACTGGGCGCGCAAGATCAACGGGAAATCCCCGACCGCGCAACGCATGCTGAAGTTCGCGTTCAACCTCACCGACGACGGGCTGATGGGCCAGCAGGTGTTCGCCGGGGAGGCGACCCGCCTGGCCTACATGACCGACGAGGCGGTGGAGGGCCGCGACGCCTTCTTGGAGAAGCGCGACCCGGATTGGGACGCGTTCCCGTATTACTACTGACCACTCCCGACGCGACGACGCGCGCCGCGTGAGCGCGTCGCGTAAGCGCCCCTGTGAGAGCAAGGCCACGTCAAACCCGCCGCGCGGTCAGGTTACCCTTACTGGCATGAGCATCCACTTCACGAAGGCCCGCGCATCTGCGCTCGCCGTCACCGCATTGTTCTCCCTCGGTGTGATCACTGCACCGACCGCTAACGCTGCACCCTCACCGGCACGCCCGGGACCCGCGGTGCCGCAGCCGGCCGGCTACAGCATCAAGGGCTACAGCGTCGGCGTCGGCAATGAGCGCGGCGGAAACTACCGCGGCGCCATCGACGCGCAAACCGGCGACCTGTGGATGACCCAGGTGGAGCCGATGAGCGGTGCCACCCGCTCGAACATCCTGCGTATCGATCCGAACACCATGACCGTCAAGAAGCGGTTCAACGTGATCGAGCCCGCCAACACCGGCGGCCACGGCAAGTACGGCGTCCAGTACGAGATCAACGTGCCCAAGACCGGCAACGTTGTCTGGACCACCGCCGCCGCCGCCAACGGTGGTGAAGCCAACGTATGGGACAAGACCACCGGCAAGCGGGTCGCCCGCCTGACGAACCTGCCGCACGCGCACTGGGTGCAGTTCGCTGAAGGTCTTCGCGTCGCGATCGTCTCCGTCACCAACGGCCTGGCGTTCTTCGACATGGACACCTACGCCCGCATCGGCGAGTGGGCGTTCCCCGGAGCGGGCAAGAAGCTTGGCGCCGGACTGGCCGTGACCAACGCCGACGCCAACGGTGCCACCATCTCGGTCACCTCGTACTACCGCGATCTCTCCCAGCTGCGCATCACCCGCAGCGGCGGCAAGGTGCAGACCAAGCTCAAGTGGAACACTCGGCAGGCCCAGGCCGAAGGCCACGGCAACGTCGTCGCCGATACCAGGACCAACCGCCTGTACGTGAACAATCTGATGACTCCGGCCGCCGGCCTGTCGGTGTACAACCTGACCACCGGTAAGCACATCGCCGACGTGAACACCGGCATCGGCAGCAACTCCCTGCTGATCTTCCAGGGAAAGCTCTACGTCGCGAACTACTTCCTGGGCTTCATCTCGGTGGTTGACCAGAAGACCTTCGCCGTCCAGCAGGTCATGACCACCGGCCTGCTGCCGAACCATCTGTTGGCGTGGAAGAAGAACACGTTCCTGGTGATCGACAAGGCCTCGGCGATCTCCGAGCTTCCGACCGGGATGCTGAAGATCAAGACGCCTCCGCTGTCCAGCGGCGACTACGTCTTCAAGGTCACCAAGCACTGAGCCTCGGCTCCTGGACAAAGCCGCACAACCAGACATCCCCCGCACATTTTTCGTGCGGGGGATGTCTGGTTGTGCGGGGTTTGCCGGTGTCAGGCGATGATCTCGGCCAGCGTCGCCATCGTGTCCACCCGCTCGCGGTGGGTTCCGGCCGACGGGCTGGCCAGGATCACCCCGACGCCGGCCTCGTCGAAGGCGGCGATCTGCTCGGCGACATAGGAACGCGGCCCGATGAGGCTCATGGCCTTCACCAACTCGTCGGGCACCGCCGCGGCGGCCTCGACCTTCTTGCCGTCGAGGTAGAGGTCCTGGATGACCTTGGCCTCCTCGACGTAGCCGTACCGCTGCACCAGCGAGTTGTAGAAGTTCTTGCCGCGGGCGCCCATGCCGCCGATGTAGAGCGCAGCGTGGTGGCGGACGAAGCCGAGCGCATTCTCGATCTGTTCGGAATCCTCGGTGATGTAGGCCGCGGCCTGCACGACGATGCGCAGCTCGCCCAGCGCCGAGTCGCGCTTGGCCTTGCCCGCGGCCAACGATTCACCGAAGGCGGCATCGACGTAACCGGGGTGGAAGAGGAAGGGCTGGAACTCCTCGAAGAGCTCGGCGGCCAGTTCGACATTCTTCGGGCCGATCGCGGCCAGCAGCATGGGGATGCGCTCGCGGACCGGGTGGTTGATGATCTTGAGCGCCTTGCCCAGGCCGCTGCCGCCGTGTTCGGCGTCGAGCGGCAGCGTGTAGTGCTTACCGGCGTATTCCACCTTCTCCCGCCGCCACACCTTGCGGCAGATCTCGGCGTGCTCCCGCGCACGGCCGAGCGGGAAGTCGTACTTCACCCCGTGGAAGCCCTCGATGACCTGCGGGCCCGACGCGCCGATCCCGAGGATCGCACGGCCCCCGCTGATGTAGTCCAGTCCGGCCGCGGTCATCGCCAGGTTCGTCGGCGTCCGCGAATACATCGGCAGAATCGCGGTCTGCAGCTCCATCGTGTCGGTCTGCGCCGCGATGTACCCGAGTTGGCTGACCGCGTCGAAGCTATACGCCTCCGGCACCGCGATGCGGCGCACGCCGACGCCTTCGAAATCCCGGAGATTCGCGATGGTCTCGCGGAAGTCCCCTGCGTAATTGATCGGCATACCCAGCGTTATCCCTGTCATGGGGAGATTCTGGCACGGGTGCGTGTCCGTTTCCCGGCTGCCCTGCGGCCCGGCGCCGCCGGGGCACGGCGGGCGCCGATCCGGTGGCCATCGGCCGACGCGTCGGTTAACAGAAGATGAACAGCGACGGAACACCGCATAATCCCAGGTCAAAGGGGTGTGACGCGATCGGTCCAGTTATGCGGATGGGGATTTCACCAGCCATGATTTCACCATGACCGCAGAGATGTTGATCCTCGTGCTGCTCGTCGTCACGGCACTCGGATTCGATTTCACCAATGGCTTCCACGACACCGGGAACGCCATGGCCACCTCGATCGCCACCGGGGCCCTCAAGCCCAAGGTCGCGGTCGGCCTCTCCGCGATCCTCAACCTGGTCGGCGCCTTCCTCTCCGTCGAGGTCGCCGCGACGATCACCAAGGACGTCCTCAAGATCCAGGAGACCTCGGGCGACTCGGCCGGTGCCCTGATCCCCGGCCTCGACCCCACCAAGGCCCTGCTGATCATCTTCGCCGGCCTTGTCGGCGGCATCCTGTGGAACCTGTTCACCTGGCTGTTCGGTCTGCCGTCGAGTTCGTCGCACGCGCTGTTCGGCGGCCTGATCGGCGCCGGCCTCGCCGCGCTGGGCACCTCCGGGGTCAACTGGTCGGGCATCTCGACCAAGATCCTCCTACCCGCGCTGCTGGCCCCGATCATCGCCTGCATCGTGGCCGCGGCCGGCACCTGGCTGGTCTACCGGATCACCGAGTCGCTGGCCTCGCACCAGAAGGACGACGGCTTCCGCTACGGCCAGATCGCCACCGCGTCGCTGGTCTCCCTGGCCCACGGCACCGGCGACGCCCAGAAGACGATGGGTGTCATCGCCCTCGCCCTGATCGCCACCGGCCACCTCAGCGCCGAGTCGGTGGGCCACGGCCTGCCGTTCTGGGTCATCTCCACCTGTGCCGCGGCCATCGCGCTGGGCACCTACCTGGGCGGCTGGCGCATCATCCGCACGCTGGGCAAGGGCCTGGTCGAGATCTCCCCGCCGCAGGGCATGGCCGCCGAGGCCAGCTCGGCCGCGATCATCCTGACCTCGAGCGCCGCCGGCCTGCCGCTGTCGACCACCCACGTCGCCACCGGATCGATCCTGGGCAGCGGCGTCGGCCGCCGCGGCGCCCAGGTTCGCTGGCAGGTGGCCGGCCGCATGGTGGTCGCCTGGGTCACGACCCTGCCGGCCGCGGCCCTCGTCGGTGCCGGGTGCTTCCTGGTGGCCAACCTGCTGGGCAACCTGGCCGGGGCGATCGCCATCTTCACCATCCTCGTCGTGCTCGCCGCCTACATGTACTGGCGCGCACAGCAGAACAAGATCGACCACGCCAACGTCAATGCCGACTGGGACGACGAGAACGGCCTCATCCCGGCCGATCCGGCTGTTCCGGCCGCCCCCGCCCCGCTCGAGCGCACCGGCGCCTGAATCCAGGGCCACGAAAGG
This window harbors:
- a CDS encoding YncE family protein: MSIHFTKARASALAVTALFSLGVITAPTANAAPSPARPGPAVPQPAGYSIKGYSVGVGNERGGNYRGAIDAQTGDLWMTQVEPMSGATRSNILRIDPNTMTVKKRFNVIEPANTGGHGKYGVQYEINVPKTGNVVWTTAAAANGGEANVWDKTTGKRVARLTNLPHAHWVQFAEGLRVAIVSVTNGLAFFDMDTYARIGEWAFPGAGKKLGAGLAVTNADANGATISVTSYYRDLSQLRITRSGGKVQTKLKWNTRQAQAEGHGNVVADTRTNRLYVNNLMTPAAGLSVYNLTTGKHIADVNTGIGSNSLLIFQGKLYVANYFLGFISVVDQKTFAVQQVMTTGLLPNHLLAWKKNTFLVIDKASAISELPTGMLKIKTPPLSSGDYVFKVTKH
- a CDS encoding LLM class F420-dependent oxidoreductase, whose translation is MTGITLGMPINYAGDFRETIANLRDFEGVGVRRIAVPEAYSFDAVSQLGYIAAQTDTMELQTAILPMYSRTPTNLAMTAAGLDYISGGRAILGIGASGPQVIEGFHGVKYDFPLGRAREHAEICRKVWRREKVEYAGKHYTLPLDAEHGGSGLGKALKIINHPVRERIPMLLAAIGPKNVELAAELFEEFQPFLFHPGYVDAAFGESLAAGKAKRDSALGELRIVVQAAAYITEDSEQIENALGFVRHHAALYIGGMGARGKNFYNSLVQRYGYVEEAKVIQDLYLDGKKVEAAAAVPDELVKAMSLIGPRSYVAEQIAAFDEAGVGVILASPSAGTHRERVDTMATLAEIIA
- a CDS encoding inorganic phosphate transporter, producing MTAEMLILVLLVVTALGFDFTNGFHDTGNAMATSIATGALKPKVAVGLSAILNLVGAFLSVEVAATITKDVLKIQETSGDSAGALIPGLDPTKALLIIFAGLVGGILWNLFTWLFGLPSSSSHALFGGLIGAGLAALGTSGVNWSGISTKILLPALLAPIIACIVAAAGTWLVYRITESLASHQKDDGFRYGQIATASLVSLAHGTGDAQKTMGVIALALIATGHLSAESVGHGLPFWVISTCAAAIALGTYLGGWRIIRTLGKGLVEISPPQGMAAEASSAAIILTSSAAGLPLSTTHVATGSILGSGVGRRGAQVRWQVAGRMVVAWVTTLPAAALVGAGCFLVANLLGNLAGAIAIFTILVVLAAYMYWRAQQNKIDHANVNADWDDENGLIPADPAVPAAPAPLERTGA